In Lascolabacillus massiliensis, a single genomic region encodes these proteins:
- a CDS encoding heavy-metal-associated domain-containing protein, with the protein MRKTALITLVLSSLLFFGCNTGTSEKNNSGSKSENMESSTQHNQEVHAMINVSGSCEMCKDRIEKTALEVQGVTLASWEMDNQTLHLHYNPEKTTEDEISKALAAVGHDTDKYKADQATYDALPSCCKYRE; encoded by the coding sequence ATGAGAAAAACAGCTTTAATTACATTAGTACTGAGTTCTTTATTATTTTTCGGGTGTAATACCGGAACTTCTGAAAAAAACAACTCAGGTTCAAAAAGTGAAAATATGGAATCCAGTACACAACATAACCAAGAGGTACACGCAATGATTAATGTGAGTGGTAGTTGTGAAATGTGTAAAGATCGTATAGAAAAAACTGCTTTGGAGGTTCAAGGTGTTACATTAGCAAGCTGGGAAATGGATAACCAAACTTTGCATTTACACTATAATCCTGAAAAAACAACTGAAGATGAAATATCAAAAGCATTAGCGGCTGTTGGTCATGACACAGATAAGTATAAAGCTGATCAGGCCACTTATGATGCATTGCCATCTTGCTGCAAATACAGAGAATAG